Proteins from a single region of Oncorhynchus tshawytscha isolate Ot180627B linkage group LG03, Otsh_v2.0, whole genome shotgun sequence:
- the LOC112246078 gene encoding uncharacterized protein C1orf232 produces MNPIWNVYKSKVLKTLNPDLEDYTEEEVNNAEIDMSPVQEDEGPNSVSQLAKRMQGAGAKGWNRMSALFNKEDEHQLLEETESPPVPDHPLAVMPEEPQRPARPSGFWGSFATNWKQMATAKQAEAAANETGTVEEGQEAVGEGAGEGGGGESYQEENVEGEQSQDGGGGSNTSFSKYAMLGGGSENTPFKWNFVTGKLAELKTKSMSGQQD; encoded by the exons ATGAATCCCATATGGAACGTGTACAAGAGCAAAGTGCTGAAGACCCTGAACCCGGACCTAGAGGACTACACGGAGGAAGAG GTCAATAATGCAGAGATTGACATGAGCCCTGTCCAGGAGGATGAGGGACCCAACTCGGTGTCTCAGCTGGCCAAGaga atgcaGGGTGCCGGGGCTAAAGGCTGGAACAGGATGTCAGCACTTTTCAACAAAGAGGATGAGCACCAGCTATTGGAGGAGACTGAGAGCCCGCCTGTCCCAGACCA TCCACTAGCAGTGATGCCTGAGGAGCCGCAGAGACCGGCCAGGCCCTCAGGATTCTGGGGTAGCTTCGCCACCAACTGGAAACAAATGGCCACCGCGAAACAGGCTGAAGCCGCAGCAAACGAGACGGGCACGGTGGAGGAGGGTCAGGAGGCGGTGGGAGAGGGAGctggtgagggaggagggggggagagttACCAGGAGGAGAACGTGGAGGGAGAGCAGAgtcaagatggaggaggagggagcaaCACTAGCTTCTCCAAATACGCCATGctgggaggagggagtgagaacACACCCTTCAAGTGGAACTTTGTCACAGGCAAGCTGGCTGAGTTGAAGACCAAGAGCATGTCTGGCCAGCAAGACTAA